The following proteins come from a genomic window of Polyangiaceae bacterium:
- a CDS encoding GNAT family N-acetyltransferase, whose product MTAADQHQDEAMYEDPAFRRSVHTLFDTVWKHLTPRIALAARAGADWHAVSAPFVEMEGSTAVAHVGVIEIPLVLDGTPTTVAGVHAVGTHPEHRKKGHITRLLGRALAHVEERGLATAQLTTASPRVFTPSGFRDLPMTRFEVAPVARSETTLRQLSIHSDADRELLWRLLRHRMPVSHRLGVVEPGWLFVIDEVLASSGFSRLYAADDLDTVVALSLTGDTLTVLDVVARELPPIEELLARVPFDFRRVLLSFCPDRFDTQVIATHPGDADEHLMVRGPYTAGPLYLPPLAHC is encoded by the coding sequence GTGACCGCGGCGGACCAACATCAAGACGAGGCCATGTACGAGGATCCGGCATTTCGACGGAGCGTGCACACGCTGTTCGACACGGTGTGGAAGCACCTGACGCCGCGTATCGCCCTCGCGGCTCGAGCCGGCGCGGACTGGCACGCCGTCTCCGCGCCCTTCGTGGAGATGGAGGGCTCCACGGCCGTCGCCCACGTGGGCGTGATCGAGATCCCCCTCGTGCTCGACGGCACGCCGACCACCGTGGCGGGCGTGCACGCCGTGGGCACGCACCCTGAGCATCGCAAGAAGGGACACATCACGCGCTTGCTCGGCCGCGCGCTCGCGCACGTCGAGGAGCGCGGCCTCGCCACGGCGCAGCTGACCACGGCGTCCCCTCGCGTATTCACGCCCAGCGGCTTTCGGGATCTGCCCATGACCCGCTTCGAGGTGGCACCGGTCGCAAGGTCCGAAACCACCCTGCGGCAGCTCAGCATTCACAGCGACGCCGACCGGGAGCTCCTGTGGCGGCTCTTGCGCCATCGCATGCCGGTCTCCCATCGACTCGGCGTGGTGGAGCCCGGGTGGCTGTTCGTGATCGACGAGGTGCTGGCGTCGTCGGGGTTTTCCCGCTTGTATGCGGCGGACGACCTCGACACAGTGGTGGCGTTGAGCCTCACCGGCGACACCCTGACGGTGCTCGACGTGGTGGCGCGCGAGCTGCCGCCCATCGAAGAGCTGCTCGCCCGTGTGCCCTTCGACTTCCGGCGAGTGCTGCTATCGTTCTGCCCGGACCGCTTCGACACCCAGGTGATCGCCACCCACCCCGGCGATGCGGACGAGCACCTCATGGTGCGCGGCCCCTACACGGCCGGCCCGCTGTACCTACCGCCGCTCGCTCACTGCTGA
- a CDS encoding glycosyltransferase family 39 protein, with protein MSSESARTEDALLVVGFKALTSALVLAAGFRALSDDDYARIVIAQGFAQAPKLDPSGTSWLPFPFWLTGSAMALFGDSVQTARAVAVLSGIVASLLVWTAAHWLGVSRRGALLAAMVASVFPYAAWLGVATVPESLTAALMLLGLAGVSSDGAPRRWLGAAALAVACASRYEAWPVAAVFALLLVLDAVRARDPRKLLPALLAVAAPLGWMLYGATSRGSALFFVKRVADYQRAIGAGGDPLLLDLVRAPAAIVRAEPELIAITVVAVVAADYLGIRGWAARYRRVGLGLLALLAFLIAGDVRDSSATHHAERTLLAIWFAAAVLFGDLAPRVLRKSKAGTHAVIVAAGTFAFVGATTMIRPWFARRDSFIDRSAQLAIGAQARTLGASRANPLVIDTPDFAFYAVIAGAGGPAIARPLSDRDPRKEKEADPFASSQSLRERLTLENARWLVVTGAAHTHLAAEIGSEHGRARDLTLFAIPPELETPVAHLDRFHVGPPRKRIAP; from the coding sequence GTGAGCTCGGAGTCCGCGCGCACAGAAGATGCCCTGCTCGTAGTCGGTTTCAAGGCGCTGACATCGGCGCTGGTGTTGGCCGCCGGCTTCCGCGCGCTTTCCGACGACGACTACGCGCGCATCGTGATCGCCCAGGGCTTCGCCCAGGCTCCGAAGTTGGATCCGAGCGGCACCAGCTGGTTGCCGTTCCCGTTCTGGCTCACCGGCAGCGCCATGGCGCTGTTTGGCGACAGCGTGCAGACGGCACGCGCAGTGGCAGTGCTCTCGGGCATCGTGGCGTCGCTCTTGGTGTGGACCGCCGCCCACTGGCTGGGCGTGTCGCGCCGAGGCGCGCTCTTGGCCGCGATGGTCGCCAGCGTGTTCCCGTACGCAGCGTGGCTCGGGGTCGCCACGGTGCCGGAGTCCCTCACCGCGGCGCTCATGCTGCTGGGTCTCGCCGGGGTGTCCAGCGACGGCGCCCCTCGCCGCTGGCTCGGCGCCGCGGCGTTGGCCGTAGCCTGTGCTTCCCGCTACGAGGCGTGGCCCGTCGCCGCGGTGTTCGCGCTCCTGCTCGTGCTCGACGCCGTCCGCGCGCGCGATCCACGAAAGCTCCTGCCCGCGCTCCTCGCCGTCGCAGCGCCCCTTGGCTGGATGCTGTACGGCGCCACCAGCCGCGGCAGTGCGCTGTTCTTCGTCAAGCGCGTGGCCGACTACCAGCGCGCCATCGGCGCCGGCGGAGATCCGCTCTTGCTCGACCTGGTGCGCGCCCCCGCCGCCATCGTGCGCGCTGAGCCAGAGCTCATCGCCATCACCGTCGTCGCCGTGGTGGCAGCGGACTATCTCGGCATACGCGGCTGGGCAGCGCGCTATCGTCGCGTTGGCCTCGGTCTCCTGGCATTGCTCGCGTTCCTGATCGCGGGCGACGTGCGTGACAGCTCCGCCACGCACCACGCCGAGCGCACGCTGCTCGCCATTTGGTTCGCTGCGGCCGTGCTGTTCGGAGATCTCGCTCCGCGCGTGCTTCGCAAGTCCAAGGCGGGCACCCACGCGGTCATCGTCGCCGCCGGCACCTTCGCCTTCGTGGGAGCGACGACCATGATCCGCCCGTGGTTCGCCCGGCGAGACTCGTTCATCGATCGCAGCGCCCAGCTCGCCATTGGCGCGCAGGCGCGCACCCTGGGCGCGAGCCGCGCCAATCCCCTCGTCATCGACACGCCGGACTTCGCCTTCTACGCGGTGATCGCCGGCGCCGGCGGGCCGGCCATCGCGCGACCGCTCTCGGATCGCGACCCACGCAAGGAAAAGGAAGCCGACCCCTTCGCCAGCAGCCAATCCCTCCGGGAGCGTCTCACCCTCGAAAACGCCCGTTGGCTGGTCGTCACCGGCGCCGCCCACACGCACCTCGCCGCCGAAATCGGCTCCGAGCACGGCCGCGCCAGGGACCTCACGCTGTTCGCCATCCCGCCGGAGCTGGAGACACCCGTTGCCCATCTGGATCGTTTCCATGTCGGTCCGCCGCGGAAACGGATCGCGCCGTGA
- a CDS encoding glycerophosphodiester phosphodiesterase family protein has translation MRTLWLWLACALLAGCGSEDAAKPTGTGGAGGAAGAAGAGPVLDPSLFDCTLSGIPERTSKIPITCATDNACTEKLVSGHRGAGGPIGVIAPEDTVSAVKAAIVLGVDYVETDPRPTLDEKLVNLHDTTVDRTTDGSGEASQMTLAEIQALHVDAEKFPGDFSCEHVPTLEEILTAARGKVHVLVDANKTDRVDLLVQAIQTTDTLEWAIFDTDSVSKIQEALALEPKLLTMIRIGDPAELDSELQTFAAHPPVLVELHDGADPKTLAGPVHAAGHRVLIDAFGTDIAAGLGDDPSLYAQSYDNGVDVVQSDRPDLVLRYLNR, from the coding sequence ATGCGAACGCTCTGGCTCTGGCTCGCGTGCGCGCTGCTCGCGGGGTGCGGCTCCGAGGACGCCGCGAAACCTACCGGTACGGGAGGCGCAGGCGGAGCTGCGGGTGCTGCCGGTGCGGGCCCGGTGCTGGATCCGTCGCTCTTCGACTGCACCCTGAGCGGCATCCCGGAGCGCACGTCGAAGATCCCGATCACCTGCGCTACGGACAACGCCTGCACCGAGAAGCTGGTGAGCGGTCATCGTGGCGCCGGCGGGCCCATCGGTGTGATCGCTCCCGAGGACACCGTCAGCGCCGTGAAGGCGGCCATCGTGTTGGGCGTGGACTACGTGGAAACGGATCCGCGTCCCACGCTGGACGAGAAGCTCGTCAACCTGCACGACACCACGGTGGACCGCACCACGGACGGCAGCGGGGAGGCTTCGCAGATGACACTGGCGGAGATCCAAGCGCTGCACGTGGACGCCGAGAAGTTCCCCGGGGATTTCTCCTGCGAGCACGTCCCCACGCTGGAGGAAATCCTCACCGCGGCTCGCGGCAAGGTGCACGTGCTGGTGGACGCCAACAAGACGGACCGCGTGGATCTCCTGGTGCAAGCGATTCAGACGACGGACACGCTGGAGTGGGCCATCTTCGACACCGACAGCGTGTCCAAGATCCAAGAAGCCCTCGCCCTCGAGCCCAAGCTGCTCACCATGATCCGCATCGGAGACCCGGCAGAGCTCGACAGCGAGCTACAGACCTTTGCCGCCCATCCGCCGGTGCTGGTGGAGCTGCACGACGGCGCGGATCCGAAGACGCTCGCCGGGCCGGTTCACGCTGCAGGCCATCGCGTGCTCATCGACGCCTTCGGGACCGACATCGCCGCGGGCTTGGGGGACGATCCCAGCTTGTACGCCCAGTCCTACGACAACGGTGTGGACGTGGTGCAGTCGGATCGGCCGGACCTGGTGCTGCGCTACTTGAACCGCTGA
- the secG gene encoding preprotein translocase subunit SecG, protein MADLLKTPITVVHILACIFLMIVVLLQPGRSGGLGAFSGVAAQQVFGGRGAGNILTKITWVTASIFFVTSITLAYLSTSTDESLQKRAEAAAKKDEPETVEVGGKSEKPAEPAAPAAPATDEPAPAEPAPAEPAPAEGKTDDKGADDKAAEAPKAPAPKAPAAPAPAPEAPAAPAGSN, encoded by the coding sequence ATGGCAGATCTCCTCAAAACCCCCATCACCGTCGTGCACATCCTGGCGTGCATCTTCCTCATGATCGTGGTCCTGCTGCAGCCCGGTCGCAGCGGAGGCCTGGGGGCGTTCTCGGGAGTCGCTGCGCAGCAAGTGTTCGGCGGCCGCGGCGCTGGCAACATCCTCACCAAGATCACCTGGGTGACCGCCAGCATCTTCTTCGTCACGAGCATCACCCTGGCGTACCTCTCCACCTCCACGGACGAGTCCCTACAGAAGCGCGCCGAGGCGGCCGCCAAGAAGGACGAGCCGGAAACGGTGGAGGTCGGGGGCAAGAGCGAAAAGCCGGCGGAGCCCGCCGCTCCCGCAGCGCCCGCCACGGACGAGCCGGCGCCCGCCGAGCCCGCCCCCGCCGAGCCCGCCCCCGCCGAGGGCAAGACGGACGACAAGGGCGCCGACGACAAGGCCGCGGAAGCGCCGAAGGCTCCTGCGCCGAAGGCTCCCGCAGCGCCCGCGCCCGCGCCGGAAGCCCCCGCCGCTCCCGCCGGCTCCAACTGA
- a CDS encoding triose-phosphate isomerase, translating into MKQRRPLIAGNWKMYCGGASGLGLARGIVQTCGDMAAVDVVVAPPFTALAAVAHEVEGSRVEVAAQNVHPKKEGAFTGEISTGMLVESGCKWVIIGHSERRHVFGETDAFVAEKVEAALAANLKPIVCIGETLTERDAGKTLDVVFRQVDAVSELLAQRPGFSVLAYEPVWAIGTGKVAGPEQAQEVHAAVRDLLGKISKDLAEQTRILYGGSVKPDNAAGLLGCRDVDGALVGGASLDSGSFTKIVEAAPSRV; encoded by the coding sequence ATGAAGCAGCGGCGGCCGCTCATTGCGGGCAACTGGAAGATGTACTGCGGCGGCGCCTCGGGCCTCGGGCTCGCTCGCGGCATCGTGCAAACGTGCGGGGACATGGCGGCGGTGGACGTAGTGGTAGCGCCACCCTTCACCGCCCTAGCCGCCGTCGCTCACGAGGTCGAGGGCAGCCGCGTCGAGGTGGCCGCTCAGAACGTGCACCCCAAGAAAGAAGGCGCCTTCACGGGCGAGATCAGCACCGGCATGCTGGTGGAATCCGGCTGCAAGTGGGTGATCATCGGCCACAGCGAGCGGCGCCACGTGTTCGGGGAGACGGACGCCTTCGTCGCCGAGAAGGTGGAGGCCGCCTTGGCCGCCAACCTCAAGCCCATCGTCTGCATCGGAGAGACGCTCACGGAGCGGGATGCCGGCAAGACCTTGGACGTGGTTTTCCGCCAAGTGGACGCCGTCAGCGAGCTCCTCGCCCAGCGTCCGGGCTTCAGTGTTCTCGCCTACGAGCCGGTTTGGGCCATCGGCACCGGCAAGGTGGCGGGGCCCGAGCAGGCCCAGGAGGTGCACGCTGCAGTGCGGGATTTGCTCGGGAAAATCTCGAAAGATCTCGCCGAGCAGACCCGGATCCTGTATGGCGGCAGCGTCAAGCCGGACAACGCGGCGGGCCTTTTGGGCTGCCGTGACGTGGACGGTGCCCTCGTGGGCGGCGCTTCCCTGGATTCGGGCAGCTTCACGAAGATCGTCGAAGCGGCGCCGTCGAGAGTTTGA
- a CDS encoding acyl-CoA dehydrogenase family protein, which yields MPRRIPTAQSLERDPRACATVPLLYIAWSDGLLTDDEIASVRKAMEGFDWIADDARQSVSAWLDPKAPPSPTELDKLLDVIRRHSADLSQSKRHTLANLGLELARLEHEKDDIDGLEAPEVERALLQVEKALGVVSEDAVRALLSPPPWPLSDTFDEPDAKFSSRRLAELIEGEHREHFNRIRSVIRGRELVPRFGLSLGEQRRVVRGWLRTLSEEGIGSVGLPTAPDSRGDQRALIASLEGLGMFDLDLAVKFGVQFGLFGGSVRGLGTDEQHARFLPDIARGRMLGGFAMTELGHGSNVRDIETVARYHPDQNAFVLRTPKESARKEWIGNAGEDGRFMTVFCQLEVDRRRHGVHALLVRIRHDDGTPVTGVRTEDAGPKMGLNGVDNGRLWFDDVVVPRDQLLGRFGRVDQHGNYQSDIASPNKRFFAMLSTLVGGRIGVGACANMAAKTGLATAIRYGALRRQFGSGSAPEVRILDYPEHQLRLFPRLAASIAIGFAAQALTRRVVDGREDRELEALAATFKALATRNAVDTIQSCRECCGGMGYLAANRIAKLRTDVDVFVTFEGDNTVLLQLVARSLLTRFRQQLSDDAVRTTLELLAHRARATLHHKNPIAARRTDREHLTDPQFFADAFGYREEALTVAAARRIKRRIDDGMTAFDAFNEVQDHLLALARAYGERFVVREVTAAVERATAPAERAQLERLAQLYCLTRVREDMAFFSENGYVEPRKARAIRKLVLTLCRELRPHAIALVEALQVPESCLAPIAFEHYFEHPALHNSI from the coding sequence ATGCCCCGTCGCATCCCCACCGCCCAGTCCCTGGAGCGTGATCCGCGCGCCTGCGCCACGGTTCCACTGCTCTACATCGCCTGGTCCGACGGTCTACTCACGGACGACGAGATCGCTTCCGTGCGAAAGGCCATGGAAGGCTTTGATTGGATTGCCGACGACGCGCGCCAGAGCGTGTCTGCATGGCTGGATCCAAAGGCTCCGCCGAGCCCCACGGAGCTCGACAAGCTCTTGGACGTCATCCGGCGGCACTCGGCGGACCTGTCCCAATCGAAACGGCACACGCTCGCCAACCTGGGCCTCGAGTTGGCTCGCCTGGAGCACGAGAAGGACGACATCGATGGTCTCGAGGCGCCCGAGGTGGAACGAGCGCTGCTGCAGGTCGAAAAGGCCCTGGGCGTGGTGTCCGAAGACGCCGTTCGCGCGCTGCTCAGCCCGCCGCCGTGGCCGCTCTCCGACACCTTCGACGAGCCCGACGCGAAGTTCTCGAGCCGGCGACTCGCTGAGCTCATTGAAGGAGAGCACCGCGAGCACTTCAACCGGATTCGCTCCGTGATTCGCGGTCGAGAGCTCGTGCCGCGGTTCGGGCTGTCACTCGGGGAGCAGCGGAGGGTCGTGCGCGGGTGGCTGCGGACGCTGTCGGAGGAGGGCATTGGCTCGGTAGGCCTGCCCACCGCTCCGGACAGCAGGGGCGATCAGCGCGCGTTGATCGCGAGCCTGGAGGGGTTGGGCATGTTCGACCTGGACCTCGCGGTGAAGTTCGGCGTTCAGTTCGGACTTTTCGGCGGCAGCGTGCGCGGCCTGGGAACGGACGAGCAGCACGCTCGGTTCTTGCCAGACATCGCCCGGGGCCGAATGCTGGGCGGATTCGCCATGACGGAGCTCGGTCATGGTTCCAATGTCCGCGACATCGAAACCGTCGCGCGGTACCACCCCGACCAGAACGCGTTCGTCCTGCGCACGCCAAAGGAGTCTGCGCGCAAGGAATGGATCGGAAACGCCGGCGAAGACGGCCGCTTCATGACGGTATTCTGCCAGCTCGAGGTGGACCGCCGACGCCACGGCGTACACGCCCTCTTGGTCCGCATCCGCCATGACGATGGCACCCCCGTCACTGGTGTCCGCACCGAGGACGCGGGTCCCAAGATGGGCCTCAACGGCGTCGACAACGGTCGCCTCTGGTTCGACGACGTCGTCGTGCCACGCGACCAGCTTCTCGGGCGCTTCGGCCGCGTGGACCAGCACGGCAACTACCAGAGCGACATCGCGAGCCCCAACAAGCGGTTCTTCGCGATGCTCTCCACCCTGGTGGGCGGGCGCATTGGCGTTGGAGCGTGCGCCAACATGGCGGCCAAGACGGGTCTCGCGACGGCGATTCGTTACGGTGCCCTGCGGCGTCAGTTCGGCTCCGGCAGTGCTCCGGAAGTGCGCATCTTGGACTATCCGGAACATCAGCTTCGCTTGTTCCCTCGTCTTGCAGCCTCCATCGCGATCGGCTTCGCGGCCCAGGCGCTGACGCGAAGGGTCGTGGACGGACGTGAGGACCGCGAGCTCGAGGCGTTGGCCGCCACGTTCAAGGCGCTCGCGACGCGCAACGCAGTGGACACCATCCAGAGCTGCCGTGAATGTTGCGGCGGCATGGGCTATCTCGCCGCCAATCGCATCGCGAAGCTCCGCACGGACGTCGACGTGTTCGTGACCTTCGAGGGCGACAATACTGTTCTGCTCCAGCTCGTCGCGCGCAGCCTTCTCACGCGGTTCCGCCAGCAACTGTCCGACGACGCCGTTCGCACGACGCTGGAGCTCCTCGCCCACCGCGCTCGGGCGACCCTTCACCACAAGAACCCCATCGCCGCACGACGAACGGATCGCGAGCATCTCACCGACCCTCAGTTCTTTGCGGATGCCTTCGGCTACCGTGAGGAAGCACTCACCGTGGCTGCGGCCCGCCGCATCAAGCGCCGCATCGATGACGGCATGACAGCCTTCGACGCCTTCAACGAAGTGCAGGATCACCTTCTGGCCCTGGCCCGTGCGTACGGGGAACGCTTCGTGGTGCGTGAAGTCACCGCTGCGGTGGAGCGCGCCACGGCTCCGGCAGAGCGCGCCCAATTGGAGCGACTAGCGCAGCTGTACTGTCTCACGCGCGTACGTGAAGACATGGCGTTCTTCTCGGAGAACGGCTACGTGGAGCCGCGGAAGGCGCGGGCCATTCGCAAGTTGGTGCTCACGCTGTGTCGGGAGCTCCGGCCGCACGCCATCGCCCTGGTCGAAGCGCTCCAAGTGCCCGAGTCCTGCTTGGCTCCGATCGCCTTCGAGCACTACTTCGAGCACCCGGCACTTCACAACTCGATCTGA